CGTGTACTCTGCTTGCTCTAATGAGTTCAAAGCAGTTGGACCTGAATTATCTGCAACCATTGGCGATATACATTATGCCTGTTAGTTCATGTTTGTTGTCTTGTTAGCTGGTGATGTTCCATCCGATGGACTGGTTGCCTTTAATTTTCCGCTTTTGTCATGCGAGAAAACATGGCACCTGTCCGAGATTTCAAATTTGATCTGTCGAGTCCTTGTGGCCGCTGCAGGTGTAGGGTGTGTAGTTGCAAGTTTACATGCAGCACAAGGATTCGTTTCTTCCATGAGTCTGATCTTCTGGCTACTTTTGTTTGTTCTGAACCCTCCTGAATTCACACCCTCCTCAAGTCCGGTGCATAGGACGGTCGTTGATTTGACTAATCAAATTGTATGTCATGAAaagcatatcattagaatcatacACAAGATGAAGCTTCTAAACATATgtttttcatcacaaatatatatctGGTTAGTCAATCAAATTACCGACCTAGAAGCACCCGCACCCCGCCGGAGGGAATGGAGAAGTTCAAGGTTGAGAAGAACAAATATCGTATCCAGCGACATTAGTTACAGCCGCAGCTTGCAACTTTCATGCCTTCATTGATGTTCAGCCGTCCCTCGTCTTCAGTAGTGTAATGGCAGTGTTCTGTGGCGCCTTTTGATTCGTAGGAATTCCATAGGAATTCGTACTACAAACAGTTCAATTCCTGCAGGAACTGTGAAACTCAACAGTGCCCTGTTGATAGTTCAATTGGTGCAGCAACTGTAAAACTCACAGTACCAGTTGATAGTTCAATTCCTGCAGCAACTGTGAAATTCAGAGTACCCAGTTGATAGTTAAGCAAGGGCCATCCATAACAAACTCTCTATGAGTGATAGAATGTTGATTACAACTATCATAACAATCACACCTTGGCTCACTGTGAGACAATCTTAACAATAGCAAAGCAGCAGCAAGACAAAGAAGCAAGCAGTGACCAGATGATGATATTCCCAGCGAAGCTAAGCTGCACTCTTTTCTTTTCCCCACCATAAACAGCAACTCAAAAGACAACACACTGATTACAAATGAACACTTTCTAAATCCTCCCACAGCCATATCCTACACCTACATGCTTTGCCCTTCACTTCTTAAATCAACCATCCAAACACAAGAAGAGTAGAAACATCACAAGTCATCAGTTGACTGACAGGAGCAGCAGCAGTTAACTAACAAAGCCAGCAAGCATCCATCAACACGGAGTTGAGCTGACGCTGCGCCGGAGCTCTGCCTCTAGTCCTCAATCCTCCTCCATGGCAGCAGCGGAGGAGACCAGCTTGGCCTTCTTGTGGTGCGGCTGCTGCTTGCCGAGGAACGCCTCGACGAAGAGCTGCTGTGCGTCGAGCAGCGCCTGGGTGCGCTTCATCTCCGACTCCATCCGCTCCTTCTCCATCTGGAGCGACAGCTCCAGCCTGCGCTCCTCCATCCTCAGGAACCCCTCGCCGACGGCCCTCAGTGCCgacgccacctccgccatggcctctGCCTCCGGGTCGTCCTCGCCCCTGTCCCGGTCCGGCCTCGCCTCCCGCGGGACCCCCGGCTTGGTGCGCGAAGCCTTGGGGATGGTGAAGCGCAGCCCGCTGCCGCCCCCGCCGTTGGAGATGAGGCCGTGGAGGCTCCTGCTCCGTCCGGCGTCCTCGGACGAGGGGGACGACACCGGGGAAGGGGACGCCGGGGTGGCGTTTCCCCTGGGCTTGATCTTGATGATGGGGTTGGGGCTGGCGTCGGGCACCCCGCCGCCGGCGAGGTCGTGGAGGAGCGGGAAGAAGGGCCACTTGGGCCCCTTGGAGCGCCCCATGGAGCGCGTGCGCTCGGCGCGGTACCGCTTGCGGAGCTTCTCGATCTTGTGGCGGCACTGCACGCCGGACTTGTAGGTGGCGGTGGGGAACCTCCCGCAGCGGGCGGTGACGGCGCCGGCGACCTCGTCCCAGTCCGCGGCCCGCAGGTTGCCCTTCTTGAGCGCCTCCCACTTGTCGCGGTACGCCTCGATGAGCGCGAGGGTCTCCTCGTGCGTCCAGCACGGCGGGGGCAGCCTCctcccggagccgccgcccgcccctgccccgccccctccgccgccggacgaggccgcggccgcggccgcggcggccgccgccgcgatGCCGGGCGCGGCCAGCGGGGGCAGCTCCGGGGAGGAGGGGACGTCGTCCTGCTtgagcgacgaggaggaggacatggtcgtcggcggctagggtttggtggtggtggtggagatggggaacggaggaggaggaggtggggaacCGGTCATATAAGGAGGCGCGGTGCGGTGGAGGTGGGCCGCGG
This DNA window, taken from Triticum aestivum cultivar Chinese Spring chromosome 1D, IWGSC CS RefSeq v2.1, whole genome shotgun sequence, encodes the following:
- the LOC123181654 gene encoding trihelix transcription factor ASIL1; the encoded protein is MSSSSSLKQDDVPSSPELPPLAAPGIAAAAAAAAAAASSGGGGGGAGAGGGSGRRLPPPCWTHEETLALIEAYRDKWEALKKGNLRAADWDEVAGAVTARCGRFPTATYKSGVQCRHKIEKLRKRYRAERTRSMGRSKGPKWPFFPLLHDLAGGGVPDASPNPIIKIKPRGNATPASPSPVSSPSSEDAGRSRSLHGLISNGGGGSGLRFTIPKASRTKPGVPREARPDRDRGEDDPEAEAMAEVASALRAVGEGFLRMEERRLELSLQMEKERMESEMKRTQALLDAQQLFVEAFLGKQQPHHKKAKLVSSAAAMEED